The following are encoded in a window of Pseudomonadota bacterium genomic DNA:
- a CDS encoding M23 family metallopeptidase, with product MESLENIDSAKPRKPLIFMFIPVLVAIAIGIVLMNFYERERPQLSLLTDITRVGVSKECELVFTDGKSGLRSVEIRLVQGAKELEVYRNTYPRQGFLHNSGPEKIREIVKLNTVKGKFKDGEAQLMVSVRDYSWWDMMNGNETTMTYPLILDTRPPLLNIIDSPRYIIPGGAGIVIYKVGEEVERHGVTINGYFHPGFPLPQKGEGVYGAIIAVEYNAARIEKATVDATDLAGNLAAKPFGMIMRKAAIKRDRINVSDGFLEGKLPEFDHYYPELVGKEPLEQYLEINNRIRNENGDKIREICSKSRPEMLWEGRFQRMARSSRRAGFAEYRTYYYNGQEVDQQVHLGIDLASTQQAEVFASNRGVIVFADYLGIYGNMVIIDHGLGVFTLYSHLSQISGAVGDMVTTETVIGLSGNTGMAGGDHLHYSVLINGVFVNPLEWWDPQWLKLNILSFL from the coding sequence TTGGAATCACTTGAAAATATCGACTCGGCAAAACCCAGAAAACCCCTGATTTTCATGTTCATCCCCGTGCTGGTTGCTATCGCGATCGGTATCGTACTGATGAACTTTTACGAACGGGAGCGGCCGCAATTAAGCCTCCTTACCGACATCACCAGGGTGGGGGTCAGTAAAGAATGCGAGCTTGTTTTCACCGATGGCAAAAGCGGCCTTCGTTCAGTTGAGATCAGGCTGGTTCAAGGTGCAAAGGAGTTGGAGGTCTATCGGAATACATACCCGAGACAGGGTTTTCTGCACAATTCCGGGCCGGAAAAGATTCGGGAGATTGTCAAACTGAACACGGTCAAAGGAAAGTTCAAGGACGGTGAAGCCCAACTGATGGTGAGTGTCCGTGATTATTCCTGGTGGGACATGATGAACGGCAACGAGACCACCATGACGTACCCCCTGATTCTCGATACCAGGCCCCCGCTGCTGAATATCATTGATTCTCCGAGGTATATCATTCCCGGTGGTGCTGGGATCGTGATCTATAAGGTCGGTGAAGAGGTCGAGCGGCACGGGGTCACGATCAATGGCTATTTTCATCCCGGCTTCCCACTGCCCCAGAAAGGAGAAGGGGTTTACGGGGCGATTATTGCGGTGGAGTACAATGCCGCGCGGATCGAAAAAGCCACGGTTGATGCGACAGACCTGGCGGGAAATCTTGCCGCCAAGCCTTTCGGGATGATCATGCGCAAGGCTGCGATCAAGAGAGACCGGATCAATGTGAGTGATGGTTTTCTCGAGGGGAAACTGCCGGAGTTTGATCACTACTATCCGGAATTGGTCGGTAAGGAACCGCTGGAACAGTATCTTGAAATCAACAACCGGATCCGCAACGAGAATGGCGACAAGATCAGGGAAATCTGCAGCAAGTCAAGACCGGAAATGCTCTGGGAAGGACGTTTCCAGAGAATGGCAAGGAGCAGCCGCAGGGCCGGATTTGCCGAATACCGGACCTACTATTACAACGGGCAGGAAGTCGACCAGCAGGTTCATCTCGGGATAGACCTTGCTTCGACTCAGCAGGCAGAGGTTTTTGCCTCCAATCGTGGTGTCATTGTCTTTGCAGACTATCTCGGAATTTACGGGAACATGGTCATCATCGACCACGGACTCGGGGTGTTCACCTTGTATTCACACCTTTCACAGATCAGTGGCGCGGTGGGTGACATGGTCACCACCGAGACGGTGATCGGTCTGTCCGGAAATACCGGAATGGCAGGGGGCGATCATCTTCATTATAGTGTTCTGATCAACGGGGTTTTTGTGAATCCCCTGGAATGGTGGGATCCCCAGTGGCTGAAACTCAATATATTAAGCTTTTTGTGA